One genomic region from Haloprofundus salinisoli encodes:
- a CDS encoding NAD(P)/FAD-dependent oxidoreductase, with translation MTRTVGIVGAGAAGVGAAYALRDTDFGVTILEKSRGVCGRAATRRRGDCLYDHGANYLKDADDRTVELVEELGDDGLVAFDDPVWTFDADGEIAESDRDTETKYSWEDGLTQLAKRLLARTDAAVYRETCVERIQRGSGREHVDEDASGDRWYLVDTDGESYGPFDAVVLTPPAPQTAGLLAETKWHSEHLPALREVVGAVRYRPIRSVILHYPFEVDVPYYALVNTDKEHDVGWASREECKRGHVPDDESLFVVQMAPDWSEEHYDDPLDEAAGVVATKVAKLLDDDRLTEFDWTDDQGWRYAQPNGGANEEILRRGEDDGLYFAGDWVAGEGRVHSALWNGVEAGERISEAF, from the coding sequence ATGACCCGAACCGTCGGCATCGTCGGCGCGGGTGCGGCGGGGGTCGGCGCTGCGTACGCGCTCCGAGACACCGACTTCGGCGTGACGATTCTGGAGAAGAGCCGCGGCGTCTGCGGCCGCGCGGCGACGCGTCGCCGCGGCGACTGTCTGTACGACCACGGCGCGAACTATCTGAAAGACGCCGACGACCGCACCGTCGAACTCGTCGAGGAGCTCGGTGACGACGGACTCGTCGCCTTCGACGACCCGGTGTGGACGTTCGACGCCGACGGCGAGATCGCCGAATCCGACCGCGACACGGAGACGAAGTACAGCTGGGAAGACGGCCTCACGCAACTCGCGAAACGCCTCCTCGCGCGAACCGACGCGGCAGTCTACCGGGAGACGTGCGTCGAACGCATCCAGCGCGGCAGCGGACGCGAACACGTCGACGAGGACGCCAGCGGCGACCGCTGGTACCTCGTCGACACCGACGGCGAGTCGTACGGTCCCTTCGATGCGGTCGTACTGACGCCGCCCGCGCCGCAGACCGCCGGGCTCCTCGCGGAGACGAAGTGGCACAGCGAACACCTCCCCGCGCTGCGCGAGGTCGTCGGCGCGGTTCGCTACCGGCCGATCCGCTCGGTGATACTGCACTACCCCTTCGAGGTGGACGTCCCCTACTACGCGCTCGTCAACACCGACAAGGAACACGACGTCGGGTGGGCGTCGCGCGAGGAGTGCAAGCGCGGGCACGTCCCCGACGACGAGAGTCTCTTCGTGGTCCAGATGGCCCCCGACTGGTCCGAGGAGCACTACGACGACCCCTTGGACGAAGCGGCCGGTGTCGTCGCCACGAAGGTGGCGAAACTGCTGGACGACGACCGACTCACCGAATTCGACTGGACCGACGACCAAGGATGGCGCTACGCACAACCGAACGGAGGCGCGAACGAGGAGATTTTGCGCCGCGGCGAGGACGACGGCCTCTACTTCGCGGGCGACTGGGTCGCCGGCGAGGGCCGTGTTCACTCGGCGCTGTGGAACGGCGTCGAGGCGGGCGAGCGGATTTCGGAGGCGTTCTAA
- a CDS encoding HAD family hydrolase, translated as MYDAIIFDNDGVLVSLVEVAVLERAAREAFVDCGVDDPHDDHVDAMTLGVTPESLTSVTDAYGFDAETFFAARDRFASRAQQAEIRAGRKALYDDFDTVRSLDHPLGIVSSNQQETVDFVLSHFGVTDLFETAYGREPIPESVTRKKPSTYYVDRALADLDAERALFVGDSDTDVLAAHNAGLDSAFICREHRAEYPLDVEPTYEIETLAGLLDIDGVEVREPTSGASTPERGTGA; from the coding sequence GTGTACGACGCAATCATCTTCGACAACGACGGCGTGCTGGTGAGCCTCGTCGAGGTCGCCGTGCTCGAACGCGCCGCCCGCGAGGCGTTCGTCGACTGCGGCGTCGACGACCCCCACGACGACCACGTGGACGCGATGACCCTCGGCGTGACGCCGGAGAGCCTGACGAGCGTCACCGACGCGTACGGCTTCGACGCCGAGACGTTCTTCGCCGCCCGCGACCGATTCGCCTCCCGCGCCCAGCAGGCCGAGATTCGCGCCGGTCGGAAGGCGCTGTACGACGACTTCGACACGGTGCGCTCGCTCGACCACCCGCTCGGCATCGTCTCCTCGAACCAGCAGGAGACGGTCGACTTCGTCCTCTCGCACTTCGGGGTGACCGACCTGTTCGAGACGGCGTACGGCCGCGAACCCATCCCCGAGAGCGTGACGCGGAAGAAGCCGAGCACCTACTACGTCGACAGAGCACTCGCCGACCTCGACGCCGAACGCGCGCTGTTCGTCGGCGACAGCGACACGGACGTACTGGCGGCGCACAACGCCGGACTCGACTCGGCGTTCATCTGCCGCGAACACCGCGCGGAGTACCCCCTCGACGTCGAACCGACGTACGAGATCGAGACGCTCGCCGGACTGCTCGACATCGACGGCGTCGAGGTCCGCGAGCCGACCTCGGGGGCTTCGACTCCCGAGAGAGGTACCGGCGCGTGA
- a CDS encoding Rieske (2Fe-2S) protein, whose translation MSTDTPDAGSELVEVGSERELVDAGRKLVNVRGRAIALFHHEGEVRAVDNRCPHMGFPLTEGSVDDGILTCHWHHARFELSCGDTFDPWADDVESYPVELRDGTVYVDPRPRRDEPPAERWANRLEDGLEQNLRLVLAKSAIGLVDADVDPAEQVRTGVLFGTRYREGGWSSGLTILTALANVLPSLRDEDEKRALYQGLVHVAADCADQPPKFDQESFEARDLSHSRLKSWFRDCIEVRDADGAERCLRTAIASGASQAELTDMLVSAATDHRYLDTGHTMDFVNKACESLDAIGWEHAEHVLPSLVDGLATAARSEERSSWRQPVDLAGMLDDSFARLDELRAEGEGRAWTEPDEFTETLRSDDPERIVSSLEDAIRGGATVEQLARSVAYAAGTRVAQFSTANEFSDWNTVHHTFTYANAVHQASQRTDAPELYRGVFDAAVNVYLDRFLNTPAAPIPERGRESADPDELLGNLRMTFEMEGGVNDAGRAAAHYLDADGELATLRERLGEALLREDSGFHTYQALEAGFAQMDERDDDEEVRTLAVAVARYLAAHFPTRREREQTFTIASRLQRGEKIHEGVGNE comes from the coding sequence ATGAGCACCGACACGCCGGATGCCGGGTCCGAACTCGTCGAAGTCGGAAGCGAACGCGAACTGGTCGATGCGGGTCGAAAACTGGTGAACGTGCGGGGCCGAGCCATCGCGCTGTTTCACCACGAGGGCGAGGTGCGCGCCGTCGACAACCGCTGTCCGCACATGGGCTTCCCGTTGACCGAGGGCAGCGTCGACGACGGCATCCTCACCTGCCACTGGCACCACGCGCGGTTCGAACTCTCCTGCGGCGACACGTTCGACCCGTGGGCCGACGATGTCGAGAGCTACCCCGTCGAACTGCGCGACGGCACCGTTTACGTCGATCCCCGACCAAGACGCGACGAACCCCCGGCCGAGCGCTGGGCGAACAGGCTCGAAGACGGCCTCGAACAGAACCTCCGCCTCGTGCTCGCAAAATCCGCTATCGGCCTCGTCGACGCGGACGTCGATCCCGCAGAGCAGGTCCGGACGGGGGTCCTGTTCGGCACGCGCTACCGCGAGGGCGGGTGGAGTTCCGGACTCACGATTCTGACGGCGTTGGCGAACGTGCTCCCGAGCCTCCGCGACGAGGACGAGAAGCGCGCGCTGTATCAGGGCCTCGTCCACGTCGCCGCCGACTGCGCGGACCAACCGCCGAAGTTCGACCAGGAGTCGTTCGAGGCGCGGGATCTCTCGCACTCGCGGCTGAAATCGTGGTTCCGCGACTGCATCGAGGTGCGCGACGCCGACGGCGCGGAGCGCTGTCTCCGGACGGCTATCGCCTCCGGGGCGTCGCAAGCGGAGCTCACCGACATGCTCGTCTCGGCGGCGACGGACCACCGCTACCTCGACACGGGGCACACGATGGACTTCGTCAACAAGGCCTGCGAGTCGCTCGACGCCATCGGATGGGAGCACGCCGAACACGTGCTCCCGAGTCTGGTCGACGGCCTCGCCACCGCCGCGCGGAGCGAGGAACGCTCCTCGTGGCGACAGCCGGTCGACCTCGCGGGGATGCTCGACGACTCCTTCGCCCGTCTAGACGAGCTGCGCGCCGAAGGCGAGGGGAGGGCGTGGACCGAACCTGACGAGTTCACCGAGACGCTGCGCAGCGACGACCCCGAGCGCATCGTCTCGTCGCTCGAAGACGCGATTCGCGGCGGTGCGACCGTCGAACAACTGGCACGGTCAGTTGCCTACGCCGCCGGAACGCGCGTGGCGCAGTTCTCGACGGCCAACGAGTTCTCTGACTGGAACACCGTCCACCACACGTTCACCTACGCGAACGCGGTTCACCAGGCGAGTCAGCGGACCGACGCGCCGGAACTCTATCGGGGAGTGTTCGACGCGGCGGTCAACGTCTACCTCGACCGCTTTCTCAACACGCCCGCCGCGCCGATTCCCGAGCGCGGACGCGAGAGCGCCGACCCCGACGAACTGCTCGGCAACCTCCGGATGACGTTCGAGATGGAGGGCGGGGTGAACGACGCCGGACGCGCCGCGGCGCACTATCTCGACGCCGACGGCGAACTGGCGACACTCCGGGAGCGACTGGGCGAGGCGCTGCTCCGCGAAGATTCGGGGTTCCACACGTACCAGGCGTTGGAGGCTGGGTTCGCCCAGATGGACGAGCGCGACGACGACGAGGAGGTTCGCACGCTCGCCGTCGCCGTCGCCCGGTATCTGGCGGCGCACTTCCCGACGCGCCGCGAACGCGAGCAGACGTTCACCATCGCCTCGCGGTTACAGCGCGGCGAGAAGATTCACGAAGGGGTCGGAAACGAGTAG
- a CDS encoding cation:proton antiporter produces the protein MAVEPYVVALTVLGVALLGVAVLPRIISEQPISLPIFYVVLGAVVFSLPVGLPTPDPLEYGSVAEKLAELGVIIALMSAGLKLDRAPTLGGWSSTWRLLAVTMPLSIAAAALLGWGVVGLAIPTAALLGAVIAPTDPVLASEIQVEPPGEGDEAEMAEGQPGKADEVRFALTSEAGLNDSLAFPFTYLAIALAAKGLAPENWVADWFAVDVAYRIVVGLVCGVVIGYLLATLVFRVTAETRLAQSVEGLEALAGTFIAYGATELVGGYGFLAVFVAALVLRGVERRHDYNETLHSVAEKGEQSLMTIMMVLFGGALVTGLLDPLTLVDVAVALAIVFLVRPLAGVVGLLGFDRDWRERAVIAFFGIRGIGSFYYLAYAMESATFPGEPRLWALVGCIVLISVAVHGVTATPAVDWVSDRIAARNRSSHAEEGPV, from the coding sequence ATGGCCGTCGAACCCTACGTCGTCGCACTCACCGTCCTCGGTGTTGCGCTGCTCGGTGTCGCCGTTCTGCCCAGAATCATCTCCGAGCAACCGATCTCGTTGCCGATATTCTACGTCGTCTTAGGTGCGGTCGTGTTCTCGCTTCCGGTCGGGTTGCCCACGCCGGACCCGCTGGAGTACGGCAGCGTCGCGGAGAAACTCGCCGAACTCGGCGTCATCATCGCGCTGATGAGCGCCGGCCTGAAACTCGACCGCGCCCCGACGCTCGGCGGCTGGTCATCGACGTGGCGACTGCTCGCCGTCACGATGCCGCTGTCCATCGCGGCCGCCGCGTTGCTCGGGTGGGGCGTCGTCGGCCTCGCTATCCCGACGGCCGCGCTGCTCGGGGCGGTCATCGCGCCGACGGACCCCGTGCTCGCGTCGGAGATACAGGTCGAACCGCCCGGCGAGGGCGACGAGGCCGAGATGGCGGAAGGACAACCGGGGAAAGCCGACGAGGTTCGGTTCGCGCTCACCTCCGAGGCGGGCCTCAACGACAGCCTCGCGTTCCCCTTCACCTACCTCGCCATCGCCCTCGCCGCGAAGGGTCTCGCACCCGAGAACTGGGTCGCAGATTGGTTCGCCGTCGACGTCGCCTACCGAATCGTCGTGGGGCTGGTCTGCGGCGTGGTCATCGGTTATCTGCTCGCGACGCTCGTCTTCCGCGTCACCGCCGAGACGCGACTCGCCCAGAGCGTCGAGGGACTCGAAGCGCTCGCCGGGACGTTCATCGCCTACGGAGCGACGGAGTTGGTCGGCGGATACGGATTCCTCGCCGTCTTCGTTGCGGCGCTGGTGCTCAGAGGAGTCGAGCGCCGCCACGACTACAACGAGACGCTCCACAGCGTCGCCGAGAAGGGCGAACAGTCGCTGATGACGATCATGATGGTGCTGTTCGGCGGCGCGCTCGTCACGGGACTGCTCGACCCACTCACGCTCGTCGACGTAGCCGTCGCGCTGGCTATCGTCTTCCTCGTCCGCCCGCTGGCCGGCGTCGTCGGACTCCTCGGCTTCGACCGCGACTGGCGTGAGCGTGCCGTCATCGCGTTCTTCGGCATCCGCGGCATCGGGTCGTTCTACTACCTCGCGTACGCGATGGAAAGCGCCACGTTCCCCGGCGAGCCGAGGCTGTGG
- a CDS encoding aldo/keto reductase: MSDRETTLPAVGLGTMGLDGEPGVESVHTALDVGYRHLDTAQIYDNEEVVGRGLAESGVSREDVVVATKVWADKLGYDDVLSSTTESLERLQIDYADLLYVHRPIDAYDPERTLAAFDELVDAGRVRHVGVSNFSLSELDEARDLLGAPLFAHQTELHPLFYEPELVSHAQEHGYHLVAYSPLAAGKVFDLPELTEVAEKHDTDEASVSIAWLAGKENVVTIPKASGEDHIRANLAAADLELDDEDVAKIESVEREEELFPE, encoded by the coding sequence GTGAGCGACCGCGAGACGACGCTTCCGGCGGTGGGCCTCGGCACGATGGGCCTCGACGGCGAACCGGGCGTCGAGAGCGTCCACACCGCCCTCGACGTCGGCTACCGCCACCTCGACACCGCCCAGATTTACGACAACGAGGAGGTCGTCGGCCGGGGTCTCGCCGAGAGCGGTGTGTCGCGCGAGGACGTCGTCGTCGCCACGAAAGTGTGGGCCGACAAACTCGGCTACGACGACGTGCTGTCGAGTACGACCGAGAGCCTCGAACGACTACAGATCGACTACGCAGACCTGCTGTACGTCCACCGACCCATCGACGCGTACGACCCCGAGCGGACGCTCGCGGCGTTCGACGAACTCGTCGACGCGGGTCGGGTTCGACACGTCGGCGTGAGCAACTTTTCGCTCTCGGAACTCGACGAGGCGCGCGACCTGCTGGGCGCGCCGCTTTTCGCCCACCAGACAGAGTTGCACCCGCTGTTCTACGAGCCGGAGCTCGTCTCCCACGCGCAAGAGCACGGCTACCACCTCGTCGCCTACTCGCCGCTGGCCGCCGGGAAGGTGTTCGACCTGCCGGAACTGACCGAAGTAGCGGAGAAGCACGACACCGACGAGGCGAGCGTCAGCATCGCGTGGCTGGCGGGCAAGGAGAACGTCGTCACCATCCCGAAAGCGAGCGGCGAGGACCACATACGGGCGAACCTCGCGGCGGCCGATCTCGAACTGGACGACGAGGACGTGGCGAAAATCGAGTCCGTCGAACGCGAGGAGGAACTGTTCCCGGAGTGA
- the msrB gene encoding peptide-methionine (R)-S-oxide reductase MsrB encodes MSEQQSDLPKSDAEWRERLTDEEYQILRESGTEPRFSGEHVDRDDDGVYKCAGCGEVLFDSETKYDSSCGWPSFYAADEEKITKLEDNSHGMRRIEVRCANCDGHLGHVFSDGPQPTGKRFCINSVALDFEESD; translated from the coding sequence ATGAGCGAACAACAGTCCGACCTCCCGAAATCCGACGCCGAGTGGCGCGAGCGACTCACCGACGAGGAGTACCAGATCCTCCGCGAGAGCGGCACTGAACCGCGATTCAGCGGCGAACACGTCGACCGCGACGACGACGGCGTGTACAAATGCGCCGGCTGTGGCGAGGTGCTGTTCGACTCGGAGACGAAGTACGACTCGTCCTGCGGGTGGCCGAGTTTTTACGCCGCGGACGAGGAGAAGATCACGAAGTTGGAGGACAACAGCCACGGGATGCGCCGCATCGAGGTTCGGTGTGCGAACTGCGACGGCCACCTCGGCCACGTCTTCTCGGACGGCCCCCAGCCAACTGGAAAGCGGTTCTGCATCAACTCCGTCGCCCTCGACTTCGAGGAGAGCGACTGA
- a CDS encoding glycoside hydrolase family 5 protein: protein MVSLTAVRGAIYFPTHSHNHYQSWAAYDPQAAANDLDYAKRLNLNAVRVILSYHWWRENRRAFADAFDDFLLKAENRGIRVLPVLFESIGEQPTKARRRPTGDAPALKSPSGATIRRPWRWDGPRKFTRWVANRCIDPDVVLALEIMNEPGEYEPRVNFVREMLQVANQAAPVVPLTVGCKDIRLNTQFSDPELDVYQFHMNLPPTEKQARREIRDAVTFARAHGKPVWLTEWQRLRQSPRSNLRPNYASLAPIIGESALDGDFFWQLMLKPAYMRKQRKKGRINGLFHADGAVFSAADANALADSARTESRGETADRSVEWTERQRPPEEFDVGGGN, encoded by the coding sequence ATGGTATCGTTGACGGCCGTCCGTGGCGCGATCTACTTTCCGACGCACTCGCACAACCATTACCAGTCGTGGGCCGCCTACGACCCACAGGCCGCCGCGAACGACCTCGACTACGCGAAACGGCTGAACCTCAACGCCGTTCGCGTCATCCTCAGCTACCACTGGTGGCGGGAGAACCGCCGCGCCTTCGCGGACGCGTTCGACGACTTCCTCCTCAAGGCGGAGAACCGCGGCATCCGAGTGCTTCCGGTCCTCTTCGAGAGCATCGGCGAGCAACCGACGAAAGCTCGGCGACGGCCGACCGGGGACGCGCCGGCGCTGAAATCCCCCTCGGGCGCGACGATTCGACGACCGTGGCGGTGGGACGGTCCCCGAAAGTTCACTCGCTGGGTCGCAAACCGCTGTATCGACCCCGACGTCGTGCTCGCGCTCGAAATCATGAACGAACCCGGCGAGTACGAACCGCGAGTGAACTTCGTCCGCGAGATGCTACAGGTCGCAAACCAAGCGGCCCCCGTCGTTCCGCTCACCGTCGGCTGTAAGGACATCCGACTCAACACGCAGTTTTCGGACCCGGAACTCGACGTCTACCAGTTCCACATGAACCTGCCGCCGACCGAGAAACAGGCGCGCAGAGAGATTCGAGACGCCGTGACGTTCGCCCGAGCGCACGGCAAGCCCGTCTGGCTCACCGAGTGGCAGCGACTCCGGCAGAGTCCGCGCTCGAACCTCCGCCCGAACTACGCCTCGCTCGCGCCGATAATCGGCGAGAGCGCGCTCGACGGAGACTTCTTCTGGCAGTTGATGCTCAAACCGGCGTACATGCGAAAGCAGCGGAAGAAGGGTCGTATCAACGGGCTGTTTCACGCCGACGGCGCGGTGTTCTCGGCCGCGGACGCGAACGCGCTCGCAGACTCCGCACGGACGGAGTCACGGGGGGAGACGGCCGACCGGTCGGTCGAGTGGACCGAGCGCCAGCGACCGCCGGAGGAATTCGACGTAGGCGGCGGAAACTAA
- a CDS encoding AI-2E family transporter → MFADTDTSLSRTTAGWWLLTLVLAATLAFVAYSFVGTLVLGLFAYYGTRPLYRRVRAVTPSDGLAAISTLLLTLLPLFLVVVVVAVVGLNELSSVAGGQMQALLGALPGSQNPEQLQSILDQPSQVVDAARGGQVQGMLTAGVGVLGAIANGLLHLSLSFAIGYFLLRDGDRVADWFRSDVAEPGTAAYGYVTAVDKDLETLYFGNILLIFVVAVLATAVYHAYNLVAPDPVTVPLAALLALLTGLATLVPIVVGKLVYIPLVLMLLARAFQASGSLVVYPLGLLVVCFLLLDILPQTVLRPYISGRKIHTGLVMFSYIMGTLLFGWYGLFLGPLVLVLSLQLIRIAFAELLHGESVSPETTMESLGSSPETGGEASGE, encoded by the coding sequence ATGTTCGCCGACACCGACACGTCACTCTCGCGGACCACCGCCGGGTGGTGGCTGCTCACGCTCGTACTCGCGGCGACGCTGGCGTTCGTCGCGTACTCGTTCGTCGGAACGCTCGTTCTCGGCCTGTTCGCGTACTACGGGACGCGTCCGCTGTATCGGCGCGTTCGGGCGGTGACGCCGTCGGACGGCCTCGCGGCCATCTCGACGCTGCTGCTCACGCTGCTGCCCCTGTTTCTCGTCGTCGTCGTCGTCGCCGTCGTCGGACTCAACGAACTCAGTTCGGTCGCTGGCGGGCAGATGCAAGCGCTGCTGGGGGCGTTGCCGGGGAGTCAGAATCCGGAGCAGTTGCAGTCGATTCTCGACCAGCCGAGCCAGGTCGTCGACGCCGCCCGCGGCGGACAGGTGCAGGGGATGCTCACCGCGGGTGTCGGCGTACTGGGCGCGATTGCGAACGGGTTGTTGCATCTCTCGCTCTCCTTCGCCATCGGCTACTTTCTGCTCCGCGACGGCGACCGGGTCGCCGACTGGTTCCGCTCGGACGTCGCCGAACCCGGAACGGCGGCGTACGGCTACGTGACCGCCGTCGACAAGGATTTGGAGACGCTGTACTTCGGCAACATCCTGCTCATCTTCGTCGTCGCGGTGCTGGCGACAGCCGTCTACCACGCCTACAACCTCGTCGCGCCGGATCCCGTCACGGTTCCGCTCGCCGCGCTTCTCGCGCTCCTGACCGGGCTGGCGACGCTCGTTCCCATCGTCGTCGGCAAACTCGTCTACATCCCGCTCGTACTGATGCTTCTCGCCCGGGCGTTTCAGGCCTCCGGCAGTCTCGTCGTCTACCCGCTCGGCCTCCTCGTGGTCTGCTTTCTGCTCCTCGACATCCTCCCGCAGACGGTTCTGCGGCCGTACATCTCCGGACGGAAGATTCACACCGGTCTCGTGATGTTCTCGTACATCATGGGGACGCTGCTGTTCGGGTGGTACGGACTGTTCCTCGGGCCGCTCGTGCTGGTGCTGTCGTTGCAGTTGATTCGAATCGCCTTCGCCGAACTGCTCCACGGGGAGTCGGTGTCTCCCGAGACGACGATGGAATCACTCGGGTCGAGTCCGGAGACCGGAGGGGAGGCGAGCGGAGAGTGA
- a CDS encoding alkaline phosphatase PhoX has product MVEFTRRQLMATSLAASLGASVTGVVSAADEDTDSPMAPMVDGQIERFATTALGAEVTGPEVTKSGTLFFSLQHPSRKNPEPFNSGGIGYVSGYNIVEETEFDELGIPSTDEQQGRVRVANGEYVLLAREGDNIGDNADLGVPTTPDGLGLDEYPGPRYGNLGYNPDCNRFIPLNEKETEGYLFTNFEQSPGEISRIPICQDDDGEWEADLDGAANLASTEAFREIGGTRINCYGDISPWNTYLSAEEEYSHTRLSLTATTSDIVEAGSGVGLRGASQFYNRPNPTEVGSTEWAEEYNDGAYLQGAFALAGLELQAYYLGADAVDQNDSLSDDVDIELGRTPIDSPYPNPYRYGYIVDICGSDGEEPTPIKYYVGGRASWECPDVQSDEKTMYLSSDGDNKGFYKFVADEPIPSYDDPMDVRGTLYAVEVTNEEAAKRKPPAEVALELDWIPLGHAKNGEVESWIAEYDDVSQVDYLESHSETDWEEDLEAALAEADREVVENGNSDYISDEEIVAWAEQYDEHGPDGVDEELRRVPFLETRAAAKEVGATVEFRKSEGIDSKDDAGPGDYIYLGISEVNDGMTDDEGHLQLDRVDGGMVYRAEIEDDYDISTLEPVIVGADATDPTNVANDALLNIDNVFVLNDGRVLCCEDADQFSRSYPNDCLYVYTPEGWTPDDGDSENGDDRGHGNDADGDDEDNPGKGRGKEKGRGRGRGDDEDGEDHKDDEDDE; this is encoded by the coding sequence ATGGTAGAATTCACCAGACGGCAACTGATGGCAACGTCGCTGGCGGCATCGCTGGGCGCGAGCGTCACGGGCGTCGTGAGCGCGGCCGACGAGGACACAGACAGCCCGATGGCACCGATGGTCGACGGGCAAATAGAGCGGTTCGCGACGACGGCGCTCGGAGCGGAGGTCACCGGGCCGGAGGTCACGAAGAGCGGGACGCTGTTCTTCAGCCTCCAGCACCCGAGCAGAAAGAATCCGGAACCGTTCAACAGCGGCGGTATCGGCTACGTGAGCGGCTACAACATCGTCGAGGAGACGGAGTTCGACGAACTGGGTATCCCCTCGACCGACGAGCAGCAGGGGCGAGTGAGAGTCGCGAACGGCGAGTACGTGCTGCTCGCCCGCGAGGGCGACAACATCGGGGACAACGCCGACCTCGGCGTCCCGACCACACCCGACGGCCTGGGACTCGACGAGTATCCCGGTCCGCGCTACGGCAACCTGGGCTACAACCCCGACTGCAACCGCTTCATCCCGCTGAACGAGAAGGAGACCGAGGGCTACCTCTTTACGAACTTCGAGCAGAGCCCCGGCGAGATCAGTCGGATCCCGATCTGTCAGGACGACGACGGCGAGTGGGAGGCCGACCTCGACGGCGCGGCGAACCTCGCGAGCACCGAGGCGTTCCGCGAAATCGGCGGCACCCGAATCAACTGCTACGGCGATATCAGCCCGTGGAACACCTACCTATCGGCGGAAGAGGAGTACTCGCACACGCGGCTCTCGCTCACCGCGACGACGAGCGACATCGTCGAGGCCGGTAGCGGCGTCGGCCTCCGCGGGGCGTCGCAGTTCTACAACCGACCGAACCCCACCGAAGTCGGCAGCACCGAGTGGGCCGAGGAGTACAACGACGGCGCGTACCTGCAGGGAGCGTTCGCGCTCGCCGGTCTCGAACTGCAAGCGTACTATCTCGGAGCAGACGCGGTCGACCAGAACGACAGCCTCAGCGACGACGTCGACATCGAACTCGGGCGGACGCCCATCGACAGCCCCTACCCGAACCCGTACCGCTACGGCTACATCGTGGACATCTGCGGCTCCGACGGCGAGGAGCCGACGCCGATAAAGTACTACGTCGGCGGCCGCGCGTCCTGGGAGTGTCCGGACGTTCAGTCCGACGAGAAGACGATGTACCTCAGTTCCGACGGCGACAACAAGGGCTTCTACAAGTTCGTCGCCGACGAGCCGATTCCGAGCTACGACGACCCGATGGACGTTCGGGGGACGCTGTACGCGGTCGAGGTGACGAACGAGGAGGCGGCGAAGAGGAAGCCGCCGGCGGAGGTCGCCCTCGAACTCGACTGGATTCCGCTGGGCCACGCGAAAAACGGGGAAGTCGAGTCCTGGATCGCCGAGTACGACGACGTCAGCCAGGTCGACTACCTCGAATCCCACTCGGAGACCGACTGGGAGGAGGACCTCGAAGCCGCGCTCGCGGAGGCCGACCGCGAAGTCGTCGAGAACGGAAACAGCGACTACATCTCCGACGAGGAGATCGTCGCGTGGGCCGAGCAGTACGACGAACACGGTCCCGACGGCGTCGACGAGGAACTCAGGCGAGTCCCGTTCCTCGAAACCCGGGCGGCAGCGAAGGAGGTAGGCGCGACCGTCGAGTTCAGAAAGAGCGAAGGAATCGACAGCAAGGACGACGCCGGACCCGGCGACTACATCTACCTCGGCATCTCGGAGGTCAACGACGGCATGACCGACGACGAAGGGCACCTTCAACTCGACCGCGTCGACGGCGGGATGGTCTACCGCGCCGAAATCGAAGACGACTACGACATCTCGACGCTCGAACCGGTCATTGTCGGCGCCGACGCCACCGACCCGACGAACGTCGCAAACGACGCGCTCCTGAACATCGACAACGTGTTCGTCCTCAACGACGGCCGCGTGCTCTGCTGTGAGGACGCCGACCAGTTCAGTCGCTCCTACCCCAACGACTGTCTGTACGTCTACACGCCGGAGGGCTGGACGCCCGACGACGGAGACAGCGAGAACGGAGACGACCGAGGTCACGGGAACGACGCCGACGGCGACGACGAGGACAACCCCGGGAAAGGACGCGGCAAGGAGAAAGGTCGTGGTCGCGGACGCGGCGACGACGAAGACGGTGAAGACCACAAAGACGACGAAGACGACGAGTAG